In Vigna angularis cultivar LongXiaoDou No.4 chromosome 8, ASM1680809v1, whole genome shotgun sequence, one DNA window encodes the following:
- the LOC108346033 gene encoding plastidial pyruvate kinase 2, translated as MAQVAVSRSIQGFLLCPSSGSARDRSQNLLKLPSFASTVLPSHGNNSKRSQLAPRSFQISARKSAPSEVIPVSPEDDPKIEQHLQHLRGMQPLGENSAGMWSKPTFRRKTKIVCTIGPSTNTKEMIWKLAEAGMNVARLNMSHGDHASHQKVIDLVKEYNAQSKDNVIAIMLDTKGPEVRSGDLPQPIILDPGQEFTFTIQRGVGTADCVSVNYDDFVNDVEVGDMLLVDGGMMSMVVKSKTEDSVKCEVVDGGELKSRRHLNVRGKSATLPSITEKDWDDIKFGVDNKVDFYAVSFVKDAEVVHELKNYLKRSGVDIHVIVKIESADSIPNLHSIITASDGAMVARGDLGAELPIEEVPLLQEEIINLCRSMGKAVIVATNMLESMIVHPTPTRAEVSDIAIAVREGSDGIMLSGETAHGKFPLKAVKVMHTVALRTEATIPGGQMPPNIGPVFKNHMSEMFAYHATMMSNTLGTSTVVFTRTGFMAILLSHYRPSGTIFAFTDEKRVQQRLALYQGVCPIYMEFCDDSEATFKRALDLLLKQGMVKEGEEVALVQSGRQPIWRFQSTHNIQVRKV; from the exons ATGGCTCAGGTTGCGGTCTCACGTTCCATTCAAGGCTTCCTTTTATGTCCCTCTTCTGGATCTGCACGTGACAGGTCTCAAAACCTGTTAAAGCTTCCATCTTTTGCTTCCACGGTGTTACCTTCCCATGGGAACAATAGTAAACGCTCCCAACTCGCCCCCAGAAGCTTTCAGATCAGTGCAAGGAAATCTGCCCCTTCTGAAGTCATCCCTGTGTCACCCGAAGATGACCCAAAG ATTGAGCAGCATTTGCAACATTTACGTGGGATGCAGCCATTAGGGGAGAATTCGGCTGGGATGTGGTCGAAGCCCACGTTTAGACGCAAGACAAAGATAGTGTGTACCATTGGACCTTCTACCAATACGAAGGAAATGATTTGGAAGCTGGCTGAGGCTGGGATGAACGTGGCTCGATTGAATATGTCTCATGGAGACCATGCGTCTCATCAGAAAGTCATTGACTTGGTTAAGGAATATAATGCTCAAAGCAAGGACAATGTGATTGCAATCATGCTTGACACTAAG GGTCCTGAAGTTAGGAGTGGGGATTTGCCACAACCTATTATATTGGATCCTGGGCAGgaattcacttttactattcagaGAGGTGTTGGAACTGCAGATTGTGTTAGTGTGAACTACGATGATTTTGTCAATGACGTGGAAGTGGGGGATATGCTTCTTGTTGATG GTGGTATGATGTCTATGGTGGTTAAGTCTAAGACAGAGGATTCTGTGAAATGTGAAGTTGTTGATGGAGGAGAGCTCAAGTCTAGGCGACATTTGAATGTTAGAGGAAAAAGTGCTACACTGCCTTCAATCACTG AGAAGGATTGGGATGATATCAAGTTTGGAGTTGATAACAAAGTTGACTTCTACGCTGTTTCCTTTGTTAAGGATGCTGAAGTGGTTCATGAACTGAAGAATTATTTGAAGA GAAGTGGTGTTGATATACATGTCATTGTAAAAATTGAAAGTGCAGACTCTATACCAAATTTGCACTCGATTATCACTGCATCTGATGGG GCCATGGTTGCCAGAGGAGATCTTGGTGCTGAGCTCCCTATCGAAGAGGTTCCACTTTTGCAG GAAGAGATAATCAACTTGTGTCGTAGCATGGGAAAGGCTGTTATTGTGGCAACAAATATGCTAGAAAGCATGATTGTTCACCCAACTCCAACAAGAGCAGAGGTGTCAGATATAGCAATTGCTGTTAGAGAAGGCTCAGATGGAATAATGTTGTCTGGAGAAACAGCTCATGGAAA GTTCCCACTAAAAGCCGTGAAAGTAATGCATACAGTAGCATTGCGGACAGAAGCCACTATACCGGGTGGTCAAATGCCACCTAACATTGGTCCAGTGTTCAAG AACCACATGAGTGAGATGTTTGCTTACCATGCAACAATGATGTCTAACACCCTTGGAACATCAACTGTTGTCTTCACTAGAACGGGTTTCATGGCTATCTTATTGAGCCACTATCGTCCTTCTGGCACCATATTTGCTTTTACAGATGA GAAGAGGGTGCAGCAGAGGCTTGCTTTGTATCAAGGAGTCTGTCCCATATACATGGAATTCTGTGACGATTCTGAAGCAACCTTCAAAAGAGCCTTGGACCTTCTGCTG AAGCAAGGAATGGTgaaggaaggagaagaagtagCACTTGTACAAAGTGGTAGGCAACCCATATGGAGGTTCCAATCCACGCACAATATCCAGGTTAGGAAAGTGTAA
- the LOC108344203 gene encoding uncharacterized protein LOC108344203 has product MVTIRSNKATGQPGRKTFVLLGCERGEKYRKYKPDQPSTYGTRKCECPFQLRGKPSSNGDEWILQVICGYHNHDLAKTLVGYPYAGIRNKRLVGRVSKYALELIAEELEQVHLIGLDRGRCGCILRWTYGVTYACELARYALGMIPLCEFHVMWTRLSISNIVSNESQPELSIQRELAMVEEKFKEVEIGGLEEDSWPIIRNDHYKELSQWRDEYATLVGGYDRLEELRRSLMVDPQLMQPSG; this is encoded by the exons ATGGTGACTATAAGATCCAATAAAGCTACTGGTCAACCTGGGAGGAAGACGTTTGTGTTGCTAGGATGTGAAAGAGGcgaaaaatatagaaaatacaaaCCCGACCAACCTAGTACATATGGCACCCGAAAATGTGAGTGTCCTTTTCAGTTAAGGGGCAAGCCATCTAGTAATGGCGATGAGTGGATATTGCAAGTGATATGTGGATACCACAACCACGATTTAGCAAAAACTTTAGTGGGGTATCCTTATGCTG GCATAAGAAACAAAAGACTTGTTGGACGAGTATCCAAATATGCTTTGGAACTAATAGCTGAAGAATTAGAACAAGTACATCTTATAGGACTCGATAGGGGAAGATGTGGATGCATACTTAGATGGACCTACGGTGTCACCTATGCTTGTGAATTAGCACGTTATGCCCTTGGTATGATTCCTTTGTGTGAATTTCATGTGATGTGGACAAGATTGTCTATTTCAAATATTGTATCAAATGAATCACAACCAGAGTTATCCATACAACGTGAGCTTGCTATGGTTGAAGAAAAATTTAAGGAGGTTGAGATTGGAG GACTCGAGGAAGATTCTTGGCCCATTATACGAAATGATCATTATAAAGAACTGAGTCAGTGGCGTGATGAATATGCGACACTAGTGGGAGGCTATGATCGACTAGAAGAGCTAAGGAGGTCTTTGATGGTGGACCCACA GCTAATGCAACCAAGTGGATGA
- the LOC108344202 gene encoding probable pectate lyase 4 has product MAFLEPQYLFLALLIFFLLSKLSFAKQSRINGLKLNVIDQCWRKYPEWRKHQYQLATCSVGYAGKMINNIGNDLIHYKVTDSSDDPINPKPNTLRYGTSIIQGKVWITFQRDMQIKLEKPLLISSFTTIDGRGVNVHIANNACLMIFKATNIIIHGIRVHHCKPQAPGIVMGPEGKVIPLGHVDGDAIRLVTASKIWIDHNTLYDCQDGLLDVTRGSTDVTISNNWFKNQDKVMLLGHDDGYVRDKNMKVTVVYNHFGPNCNQRMPRIRHGYAHVANNFYQGWLQYAIGGSMEPSLKSEANLFVAPMIGNKEVTWRKSSDISGDTWNFHSIRDSFENEASFNITKGGSVKKPNYTKEQNFKVLDAKFVRLLTRSSGALRYNKNYV; this is encoded by the exons ATGGCCTTTCTTGAACCTCAATACTTGTTTTTGGcccttttaattttctttctcctttcaaaGCTTAGTTTTGCAAAGCAATCAAGGATAAATGGTTTGAAATTAAATGTTATTGATCAATGTTGGAGAAAATATCCTGAATGGAGGAAACACCAATATCAATTAGCCACATGTTCTGTGGGTTATGCTGGCAAAATGATAAACAACATTGGTAATGACCTCATTCATTACAAAGTTACTGACTCTAGTGATGATCCTATAAATCCCAAGCCCAACACCTTGAGGTATGGAACTTCTATTATTCAAGGTAAAGTGTGGATCACATTTCAAAGGGACATGCAAATTAAACTAGAGAAACCCCTTCTCATTAGTAGTTTTACCACCATTGATGGTCGAGGTGTTAATGTCCACATCGCTAATAATGCATGCTTAATGATATTTAAG GCCACCAACATAATTATCCATGGCATTCGAGTTCACCATTGCAAACCTCAAGCCCCTGGGATTGTGATGGGGCCTGAAGGAAAGGTGATTCCTTTAGGTCATGTAGATGGAGATGCAATAAGATTGGTTACTGCTTCAAAAATTTGGATTGATCATAACACACTTTATGATTGTCAAGATGGTTTGCTTGATGTAACACGGGGTTCTACTGATGTGACTATCTCCAATAATTGGTTCAAAAACCAAGATAAGGTTATGCTTCTTGGACATGATGATGGATATGTGAGAGACAAGAATATGAAGGTTACAGTGGTGTACAATCATTTTGGACCTAATTGCAATCAACGTATGCCAAg GATTCGTCATGGATATGCACATGTAGCCAACAATTTTTATCAAGGATGGCTTCAATATGCCATTGGTGGAAGCATGGAACCTAGTCTCAAAAGTGAAGCCAACCTCTTTGTAGCACCAATGATAGGAAATAAGGag GTGACATGGAGAAAGAGTAGTGATATAAGTGGAGATACATGGAACTTTCATTCGATAAGGgatagttttgaaaatgaagcTTCCTTTAATATAACAAAAGGAGGAAGTGTGAAAAAACCAAATTATActaaagaacaaaattttaaagttcTTGATGCTAAATTCGTGAGATTGTTAACACGTTCATCTGGTGCGTTAcgatacaataaaaattatgtataa